Proteins encoded within one genomic window of Polynucleobacter duraquae:
- a CDS encoding homocysteine S-methyltransferase family protein, which produces MQSNGLSQPYTRGQALPELLKQRILILDGAMGTMIQQYKLSEADYRGLPASTRFESHPGDIKGNNELLVLTQPQIISKIHEQYLDAGADIIETNTFGATSVAQEDYKMADLAREMNVISAQLARAACEKYSTPDKPRFAAGAIGPTPKTASISPDVNDPGARNVTFDALRASYREQIEGLFEGGVDLFLVETIFDTLNAKAALFALDEFFEETGERLPVMISGTVTDASGRILSGQTVEAFWNSLRHIKPLTFGLNCALGAALMRPYIAELSRICDVAVSCYPNAGLPNPMSDTGFDETPDITSNLVDGFAKDGLVNLVGGCCGTTPDHIRAIANAVAKRKPRPFYRESAELSA; this is translated from the coding sequence ATGCAATCTAATGGTTTATCCCAGCCTTACACCCGCGGTCAGGCACTTCCCGAGCTACTAAAGCAGCGCATTCTGATTTTGGATGGCGCCATGGGCACCATGATTCAGCAATACAAGCTGAGTGAGGCGGATTACCGTGGATTACCAGCCAGCACACGCTTTGAGAGTCACCCAGGCGACATTAAAGGCAATAACGAACTCTTGGTGCTGACCCAACCCCAGATTATCAGCAAGATTCATGAGCAGTATTTGGATGCGGGTGCAGACATTATTGAGACTAATACCTTTGGCGCTACCTCAGTTGCGCAAGAGGATTACAAGATGGCTGATTTAGCTCGTGAGATGAATGTCATCTCCGCTCAATTGGCTCGCGCTGCCTGTGAAAAATACTCTACGCCAGATAAACCACGTTTTGCAGCGGGTGCAATTGGACCTACGCCAAAGACTGCAAGTATTTCTCCTGATGTAAATGATCCCGGTGCACGTAATGTGACGTTTGATGCACTGCGAGCTTCCTATCGAGAGCAGATTGAAGGTCTCTTTGAGGGTGGTGTTGATTTATTTTTAGTGGAAACTATTTTCGACACACTCAATGCCAAGGCTGCATTGTTTGCTTTAGATGAGTTCTTTGAGGAAACCGGTGAGCGTTTGCCGGTAATGATTTCAGGTACGGTTACTGATGCCTCTGGTCGAATTCTATCTGGCCAAACAGTAGAAGCATTTTGGAATAGCTTGCGCCACATTAAACCGCTCACCTTTGGCCTGAACTGCGCCTTAGGTGCAGCACTTATGCGCCCTTATATTGCTGAGCTATCCCGCATCTGCGATGTTGCAGTATCTTGCTATCCCAATGCCGGTTTGCCTAACCCAATGAGTGACACAGGCTTTGATGAGACTCCGGATATTACTTCTAATTTGGTTGATGGTTTTGCAAAAGATGGTTTGGTAAACCTAGTAGGTGGCTGCTGTGGAACTACGCCAGATCATATTCGTGCAATCGCTAACGCAGTTGCAAAGCGTAAGCCGCGACCTTTCTACCGTGAAAGTGCGGAGCTGTCAGCATGA
- a CDS encoding flavin reductase family protein, which produces MTPFNSQELRKGFASFATGVTVITCLDADQQAHGITISSFNTVSLEPPLILWSLKKHSNLMPNFEVGHKQLIHVLERSQEAMAMHFATVKENQFTSIPHKIAASGLTQIEGCCAYFECETVSVHTGGDHNIIVAKVLNLKHAPTSHPLIFAHSKFMGLDSSL; this is translated from the coding sequence ATGACCCCATTTAACTCCCAAGAGCTCCGCAAGGGTTTCGCTTCCTTTGCAACCGGGGTCACAGTAATTACTTGCCTAGATGCCGACCAGCAAGCTCATGGCATCACTATCAGCTCTTTCAATACGGTTTCCTTAGAGCCACCACTGATTTTGTGGAGCCTTAAGAAGCATTCGAACTTGATGCCCAACTTTGAAGTGGGTCACAAACAATTAATTCATGTACTTGAACGCTCGCAAGAAGCCATGGCGATGCACTTTGCTACTGTGAAAGAAAATCAATTCACCAGCATCCCCCATAAAATTGCAGCAAGTGGGCTTACCCAAATTGAAGGATGCTGCGCTTACTTTGAATGTGAGACCGTATCTGTACATACTGGCGGCGACCATAATATCATTGTTGCAAAAGTCCTTAACCTAAAGCACGCTCCTACAAGTCATCCACTCATATTTGCACACAGTAAGTTCATGGGTTTAGATTCATCACTTTAA
- a CDS encoding MDR family oxidoreductase produces the protein MFKAILVNKDDQGYRAELAQVDEASLPEGDVRVKVLYSTLNYKDGLAITGKGPVVRSFPMVPGIDFAGEVLESASPEFKVSDMVLLNGWGVGEGHWGGLAQQARVKSEWLIPLPKGFTAKQALAIGTAGYTAMLCVMALQKHGLKPSDGEVLVTGAAGGVGSFAITLLSKLGFTVVASTGRMSEADYLKKLGANEVIDRAVLSVPGKPLAKERWAAVVDSVGSHTLANACAQTKSDGAIAACGLAQGMDFPSTVAPFILRGVTLYGINSVTVAKVKRIAAYEQLSKLVDLKTLEQISHEINLEDSIKYAAELMAGNVRGRLIVDVNK, from the coding sequence ATGTTTAAGGCTATTTTGGTAAATAAAGATGATCAAGGTTATCGGGCTGAGCTTGCTCAAGTCGATGAGGCTAGCTTGCCTGAGGGCGATGTCAGGGTTAAGGTGCTCTATTCCACGCTGAACTACAAAGATGGTTTGGCAATTACTGGCAAGGGTCCGGTAGTGCGTAGCTTTCCGATGGTGCCTGGGATTGATTTTGCAGGTGAAGTCTTAGAGAGCGCTAGCCCAGAGTTTAAAGTTAGTGACATGGTGCTGCTCAACGGTTGGGGTGTTGGCGAGGGTCATTGGGGTGGTTTAGCGCAGCAAGCACGTGTGAAGTCAGAATGGCTTATTCCTTTGCCAAAGGGTTTTACTGCTAAGCAAGCTTTAGCTATTGGTACTGCTGGCTACACAGCAATGCTGTGCGTGATGGCTTTACAAAAGCATGGCTTGAAGCCCAGTGATGGCGAAGTACTGGTGACTGGCGCCGCAGGTGGAGTTGGCAGCTTTGCGATTACGCTGTTGAGTAAATTAGGATTCACCGTTGTAGCCAGTACCGGAAGAATGTCCGAAGCTGATTATTTAAAGAAATTGGGCGCTAATGAGGTGATTGATCGTGCAGTACTGTCAGTCCCTGGTAAGCCTTTAGCAAAAGAGCGCTGGGCGGCAGTAGTCGATAGTGTTGGTAGTCATACTTTGGCTAATGCCTGCGCGCAAACCAAGAGTGATGGTGCTATTGCCGCATGTGGCCTTGCTCAAGGCATGGATTTTCCATCGACAGTTGCGCCATTCATTTTGCGTGGCGTAACTTTGTATGGCATTAATAGTGTGACAGTCGCAAAAGTAAAACGTATTGCTGCATACGAGCAGTTAAGTAAGTTGGTGGATCTTAAAACTTTGGAACAGATCTCTCACGAAATTAATTTAGAAGATTCTATAAAGTATGCCGCAGAGCTGATGGCTGGTAATGTACGCGGTCGTTTAATTGTAGATGTAAACAAATAA
- a CDS encoding DUF1289 domain-containing protein has protein sequence MTTVPSPCINWCDINPDNGFCRGCYRTLPEIADWSELSNSDKLEVLEKLTARKPQASQ, from the coding sequence TTGACAACAGTTCCATCACCTTGCATCAACTGGTGTGACATCAACCCCGACAATGGTTTTTGCCGTGGCTGCTATCGCACGCTCCCTGAGATTGCAGACTGGTCTGAACTTTCTAACTCAGACAAGCTTGAGGTTTTAGAAAAACTAACAGCACGAAAACCTCAAGCTTCGCAGTAA
- a CDS encoding efflux RND transporter permease subunit has protein sequence MNWTDIFIRRPVLSLVVSALVLVFGLKAVGSLPVNQYPQTQNAIVTITTAYYGADPETIAGFITQPLETAIAQSQGIDYLSSMSVSGLSTITATLKLNYDSNAALTQIQTQISSVKNQLPPQAQQPVLTVQIGQSTAAMYMGFYSDDIPNNAITDYLLRVVKPKLDSIDGVQNAEITGGRKFALRAWLDREKMAGLGVGADDVYSAMAANNYLSAVGSTKGDMVAVDLVAGTDLHTLDEFRKLVIKKDGINIVYLDQVASVTMGSEDYNTNVAFSGKRSVFIAIKVAPQANLLDVAERVRAAVPDIQKQLPTGMSGKVVYDSTKFITTSIDEVVATLLEALLIVTVVIYLFLGSARAVAVPVIAMPLSLIGTFFLMQVLGYSINLLTLLALVLAIGLVVDDAIIVVENVDRHMKEGKSPLEASLIAARELGGPILAMTIVLIAVYIPIGFQGGLTGALFTEFAFTLASAVAVSGLIALTLSPMMCSRIFTEAQEASPFVQKIDRIFEKVHHSYQNTLRELLSTWQVIIVMGVILLGGVAYLYSTARSELAPTEDQGIVLMQASGPPNGTVNQMQTYADQIYQISAAEPEYEQMFQITSPTSSFGGVLLKDWDQRSRNATKFQEDMQSKWNSIAGARVAAFQFPALPGAQGLPVQVVINTTESYELLNEVSQAVLDKARRSGNFFFVDSDLKIDKPQDVLEIDREKVAALGMTQQQVGSALSAALGGGYVNYFSVAGRSYRVIPQVKQVDRLNPDQILDYYIRTPSGQMIQARTIATIKQRVVPQSINHFQQLNSATIFGVSTPFISQADLLEFMRQTLKEVAPNGYTMDYAGPSRQFMAESGGFLVTMFFAILIVFLVLAAQFESFRDPIVILVSVPLALFGALIFINLGFTTLNVYTQVGLVTLMGLISKHGILIVEFANELQEAGRSKLDAIVEASSVRLRPILMTTAAMVLGVVPLVIASGAGAAGRQSMGIVIFTGLSIGTLFTLFVVPAMYLFIGADHHQKKFKQQ, from the coding sequence ATGAATTGGACTGACATATTTATTCGTAGGCCGGTACTCTCACTGGTAGTGAGTGCACTCGTCTTGGTATTTGGTTTAAAGGCAGTAGGATCTTTGCCGGTTAATCAATATCCCCAAACTCAAAATGCCATTGTTACGATTACAACGGCTTACTATGGAGCTGATCCAGAGACGATTGCTGGATTTATTACGCAGCCCTTAGAGACAGCGATTGCCCAGTCTCAGGGCATTGATTATTTGTCCTCGATGAGCGTGAGTGGTCTCTCAACCATTACGGCTACTCTTAAGCTGAACTACGATTCGAATGCGGCATTGACGCAGATCCAGACCCAAATAAGCTCAGTCAAGAATCAGTTACCCCCGCAAGCCCAGCAACCTGTATTGACTGTACAAATTGGTCAATCGACTGCGGCCATGTACATGGGTTTTTATAGTGACGATATTCCAAACAACGCGATTACTGATTACTTATTGCGGGTAGTGAAACCAAAGCTGGATTCTATAGACGGCGTCCAGAACGCTGAAATTACTGGAGGCAGAAAGTTTGCTTTGCGTGCCTGGCTCGATCGCGAGAAGATGGCTGGGCTTGGTGTGGGTGCGGATGATGTGTATAGCGCCATGGCAGCTAACAACTACTTATCTGCAGTTGGTAGTACTAAAGGCGACATGGTTGCAGTGGACTTGGTGGCAGGCACTGATTTGCATACGCTTGATGAGTTCCGCAAGCTAGTCATCAAAAAAGACGGCATCAACATTGTGTATTTGGATCAAGTAGCCAGCGTGACTATGGGTTCTGAGGATTACAACACCAATGTCGCATTTAGTGGCAAGAGGTCGGTATTTATCGCGATCAAGGTAGCTCCACAGGCGAACTTACTCGATGTAGCCGAACGGGTTCGTGCTGCAGTGCCAGATATTCAGAAGCAGTTGCCAACCGGTATGTCTGGAAAGGTGGTGTATGACTCTACTAAGTTCATTACTACCTCGATTGATGAAGTAGTGGCCACATTGTTAGAGGCGCTGTTGATTGTGACAGTTGTGATCTATCTTTTCTTGGGAAGCGCACGCGCAGTTGCGGTGCCAGTGATTGCGATGCCACTCTCTTTGATTGGCACATTCTTTTTAATGCAGGTCTTGGGTTACTCCATTAATTTACTGACACTACTTGCTCTAGTCTTGGCAATTGGTTTGGTGGTCGACGATGCCATTATTGTGGTTGAGAACGTGGACCGCCATATGAAGGAAGGCAAGTCTCCATTAGAAGCCTCTCTAATTGCTGCGCGTGAGTTGGGCGGCCCTATTTTGGCCATGACCATTGTGCTGATCGCAGTGTATATTCCGATTGGCTTTCAGGGTGGGTTAACGGGCGCGCTTTTTACAGAATTTGCTTTTACCTTGGCTAGCGCAGTCGCAGTATCGGGGTTGATTGCTTTAACGCTTTCTCCCATGATGTGTTCCCGTATCTTTACCGAAGCACAAGAGGCTTCGCCGTTTGTTCAAAAGATTGACCGTATTTTTGAAAAAGTTCACCACAGCTATCAAAATACTTTGCGTGAACTCTTAAGCACTTGGCAGGTCATTATTGTGATGGGTGTGATTTTGCTAGGTGGAGTGGCTTATCTTTATTCCACTGCACGTTCTGAATTAGCGCCAACGGAAGACCAGGGTATTGTGTTGATGCAGGCTTCGGGGCCGCCTAACGGCACAGTCAACCAGATGCAGACTTATGCTGATCAGATTTATCAAATATCAGCAGCGGAGCCTGAGTACGAGCAAATGTTTCAGATCACCAGTCCTACAAGCAGTTTTGGCGGTGTGTTGCTTAAGGATTGGGATCAACGTAGTCGTAATGCTACTAAGTTTCAAGAAGATATGCAGAGTAAGTGGAATTCGATTGCTGGTGCTCGCGTAGCGGCTTTCCAGTTTCCGGCCTTACCTGGCGCACAGGGCTTACCTGTTCAAGTAGTGATTAATACCACTGAGTCTTACGAATTGTTAAATGAGGTATCCCAAGCTGTTTTAGATAAAGCGCGTCGTAGTGGCAATTTCTTTTTCGTAGATTCTGATTTGAAGATTGATAAACCACAAGATGTTTTGGAAATTGATCGGGAAAAAGTGGCTGCACTGGGCATGACCCAACAGCAAGTGGGTAGTGCGCTATCTGCTGCTTTGGGCGGCGGCTATGTCAATTACTTCTCTGTTGCTGGGCGCTCTTACCGCGTCATTCCGCAGGTGAAGCAAGTAGATCGTTTAAATCCAGACCAAATCCTCGACTACTACATACGCACCCCTAGTGGACAGATGATTCAGGCTCGTACCATCGCAACAATTAAGCAAAGAGTAGTGCCGCAGTCAATTAACCACTTTCAGCAACTCAACTCGGCGACGATATTTGGTGTGAGTACCCCATTTATTTCTCAAGCAGATTTACTGGAGTTTATGCGTCAAACTTTAAAAGAAGTTGCCCCTAATGGCTACACCATGGATTATGCCGGCCCGTCCCGTCAGTTCATGGCAGAGTCTGGCGGTTTCTTGGTGACGATGTTCTTTGCGATCTTAATTGTGTTCTTGGTCTTGGCTGCCCAGTTTGAAAGCTTCCGTGACCCAATCGTCATTTTAGTTTCAGTACCACTCGCTTTGTTTGGGGCGCTAATCTTTATTAATTTGGGCTTCACAACCTTAAATGTGTATACCCAGGTTGGACTAGTTACGTTGATGGGGCTGATTAGTAAGCACGGTATTTTGATTGTGGAATTTGCTAATGAATTACAAGAGGCTGGTCGTAGTAAGTTGGACGCTATCGTAGAGGCGAGTAGTGTGCGATTGCGCCCAATCTTGATGACGACTGCTGCAATGGTATTAGGTGTTGTACCTCTAGTAATTGCCTCTGGTGCAGGTGCTGCTGGCCGTCAATCGATGGGTATTGTGATCTTTACTGGCTTATCCATTGGAACGCTATTCACACTCTTTGTAGTACCCGCCATGTACTTATTTATTGGCGCAGATCACCATCAGAAAAAATTTAAGCAACAGTAA
- a CDS encoding PhaM family polyhydroxyalkanoate granule multifunctional regulatory protein: MFGTIPEFNQSLEMMKTMWGQGSGGQTPGQFPFTTDASKAAGGFGSAFPGLDTDELEKRIKDLKSVENWLNLNLNILKSTIQGLEVQHATMMALKSFGDAVSASATAATGETPKDSGTKASKPRKTATRRRRKAGDSTFLDEVGNSDGQ; the protein is encoded by the coding sequence ATGTTTGGAACTATCCCAGAATTCAATCAAAGCCTTGAAATGATGAAAACCATGTGGGGTCAGGGATCGGGCGGGCAAACACCAGGGCAATTTCCCTTCACCACGGACGCCTCCAAGGCTGCAGGGGGTTTTGGCTCAGCTTTTCCAGGGCTAGATACAGACGAACTTGAAAAGCGCATCAAAGACCTGAAAAGTGTTGAAAACTGGCTGAACCTCAACCTCAATATTTTGAAGTCCACCATTCAGGGACTAGAAGTGCAGCACGCCACCATGATGGCACTCAAATCATTTGGGGATGCCGTTTCGGCAAGCGCCACTGCTGCCACTGGTGAAACTCCTAAAGACTCCGGAACAAAAGCTTCTAAACCACGCAAAACCGCAACACGCCGTCGTCGCAAAGCTGGCGACTCAACTTTCCTCGACGAAGTAGGTAATTCAGATGGGCAATAG
- a CDS encoding efflux transporter outer membrane subunit has protein sequence MLGFKDFSSLRLLSLLFAGLLSACAAGPDFKQLDAPNTSKYTEATLPQKLATAPGVPGGTNQEFIEGADIEAQWWELFKSPELDALIKKALQQNPNLGAADAALRASQENVSAQIGGQYFPAIGLNGGATRQLQPSAIYGLPYGSDTYNLYNASVNVTYKLDVFGGARRAVEGARAQAEIAQFQLEGAYLSLTANIVTSAVREAALRAQMQATEEILKAQTNLAEVTEKQLAIGTVSRVDVTSQRTLVSNSQVDLFTYERNLSFTRNQLAVLVGELPSNANITKFDLKSLYLPEKLPLSVPSSLVRQRPDVRAAEAQLKATNALVGVATANLLPQFNITGAIGSAALTSSALFGPNATLWSIAGGIFQPLFQGGQLLAQRRGAMANYEQAVFQYQATVLKAFQEVADSLRALEAGSQALKSASDAERYAYETLELVQQQYKLGTASYLAVLYYQNQYQIAKVKSVSAQATRFSDTAALFAALGGGWWNRTGPAFQPKAIANKDQNETSGNN, from the coding sequence ATGCTCGGCTTCAAAGATTTCTCTAGTTTGCGTTTGCTCTCGCTACTTTTCGCGGGACTTCTCTCTGCATGTGCAGCGGGTCCAGACTTTAAGCAACTTGATGCTCCGAATACATCTAAATATACTGAAGCTACCCTTCCTCAGAAATTAGCTACTGCACCTGGAGTACCTGGCGGAACCAATCAAGAGTTTATTGAAGGCGCTGATATTGAGGCTCAGTGGTGGGAGTTATTTAAGTCTCCTGAATTAGACGCTCTTATCAAAAAGGCCCTGCAGCAAAATCCTAATTTAGGTGCTGCTGATGCTGCTTTACGCGCGAGCCAAGAAAATGTCAGCGCACAAATTGGCGGTCAGTATTTCCCGGCGATTGGTTTAAATGGCGGCGCCACACGGCAGCTACAGCCTTCTGCAATTTATGGTCTGCCTTATGGCTCTGATACCTACAACCTCTATAACGCTTCTGTAAATGTTACATATAAGCTAGACGTCTTTGGTGGAGCACGTCGCGCAGTTGAAGGTGCGAGAGCGCAAGCAGAGATTGCACAGTTTCAGCTTGAAGGCGCCTACCTTTCTTTGACGGCCAACATTGTTACTAGTGCAGTACGTGAAGCTGCTTTGCGTGCACAGATGCAAGCTACAGAAGAAATTCTGAAGGCACAAACGAATTTAGCTGAAGTTACAGAAAAGCAATTGGCAATTGGTACAGTCTCTCGAGTAGATGTAACATCGCAAAGAACCTTGGTCTCTAACTCGCAAGTAGATTTATTTACTTATGAACGCAACCTATCATTTACACGTAATCAGTTAGCGGTGTTGGTTGGTGAATTGCCTAGTAATGCCAACATCACTAAGTTTGACCTGAAGTCTTTGTATTTGCCAGAGAAGTTGCCACTCTCCGTGCCATCAAGCTTAGTGCGTCAGCGTCCAGATGTACGCGCAGCGGAGGCGCAACTGAAGGCTACCAATGCTTTAGTAGGTGTTGCTACTGCTAATTTATTGCCACAATTTAATATCACTGGAGCTATTGGTTCCGCAGCATTAACAAGCTCAGCCTTGTTTGGGCCGAACGCCACTCTATGGTCTATTGCTGGCGGTATCTTTCAGCCACTCTTTCAGGGCGGGCAGTTATTAGCGCAACGCCGCGGTGCGATGGCTAATTACGAACAAGCAGTTTTTCAATATCAAGCTACTGTGCTCAAAGCTTTTCAAGAAGTTGCTGACTCCTTGCGTGCTTTAGAAGCTGGATCACAAGCATTAAAGTCTGCATCGGATGCTGAGCGCTACGCTTATGAAACTTTAGAGTTGGTGCAGCAGCAATACAAGTTAGGCACTGCTAGCTACTTGGCTGTCCTGTATTACCAAAATCAATATCAAATTGCTAAAGTTAAATCGGTTTCTGCGCAAGCAACCCGATTCTCTGATACAGCAGCATTATTTGCAGCATTGGGCGGCGGTTGGTGGAATCGTACCGGCCCAGCCTTTCAACCAAAAGCCATAGCGAACAAAGATCAAAATGAAACTTCTGGAAACAATTAA
- a CDS encoding MBL fold metallo-hydrolase — protein MNTKNQSSDLSAIHYPLADALPEAGSSIEVAPGVRWLRMRLPFALDHINLWLIRDEFEGLQGWTIVDCGIANDETRAAWDRIFASQLEGLPVLRVIVTHMHPDHVGLSQWLCEKWQAPLWISMTDYLTAQWLSHKEGGAAVGARAGGGGSADHFQKHGLNAPEDLEKIRARSNYYSNMVPGVPRQYRRIIDGEMILIGGHEWQVIMGFGHAPEHASLFCKDLEVLISGDMLLPRISTNVSVYDADPDADPLGLYLSSLDRYLPLPDHTLVLPSHGKPFTGMKPRVSQLKAHHDERLAETLGACVKPATAREIVPVLFRRELDIHQMTFAMGEAIAHLNYLLRRGKLSRQLCDDGVLRFCVV, from the coding sequence ATGAATACTAAAAACCAATCTAGCGATCTGAGTGCCATTCATTATCCCCTAGCGGATGCTTTACCGGAAGCGGGCAGTTCAATCGAGGTCGCGCCTGGTGTACGCTGGCTACGGATGCGCTTACCGTTTGCTTTGGATCACATCAATCTATGGCTAATACGGGATGAGTTCGAGGGTCTTCAAGGCTGGACCATTGTAGATTGTGGCATTGCTAATGATGAGACAAGAGCGGCCTGGGATCGGATCTTTGCTTCGCAGCTAGAGGGATTGCCAGTGTTGAGGGTAATAGTGACCCATATGCATCCAGATCATGTGGGACTCTCTCAGTGGCTCTGTGAGAAGTGGCAAGCACCACTCTGGATCTCCATGACAGATTATTTAACTGCGCAATGGCTTAGTCATAAAGAGGGCGGGGCTGCGGTTGGTGCACGCGCTGGTGGCGGGGGCTCTGCAGACCACTTTCAAAAACATGGACTCAATGCACCAGAGGATTTAGAAAAAATTCGTGCTCGCTCGAATTACTACAGCAATATGGTTCCGGGTGTGCCACGGCAATATCGCCGCATCATTGATGGTGAAATGATTTTGATTGGTGGACATGAGTGGCAAGTGATTATGGGGTTTGGTCATGCGCCTGAACATGCTTCATTATTTTGCAAAGATTTGGAAGTATTGATTTCTGGAGATATGCTGTTGCCACGCATTTCTACTAATGTTAGCGTTTACGATGCAGATCCGGATGCAGATCCCTTAGGCCTGTATTTGAGTTCTTTGGATCGATATCTGCCCTTGCCCGATCACACTCTAGTACTGCCATCTCATGGCAAGCCCTTTACAGGAATGAAGCCCCGGGTTAGTCAGCTAAAAGCGCATCACGATGAGCGCTTGGCGGAAACACTGGGAGCCTGTGTAAAACCAGCAACTGCTCGTGAGATAGTGCCGGTTTTGTTTAGACGTGAATTAGATATTCACCAAATGACATTTGCTATGGGCGAGGCTATTGCCCATCTGAATTACCTACTTCGTCGAGGAAAGTTGAGTCGCCAGCTTTGCGACGACGGCGTGTTGCGGTTTTGCGTGGTTTAG
- a CDS encoding glutathione S-transferase family protein: protein MIRLWGRKSSINVQKVLWCLAELGLEEGKDFERIDAGLHFGKNRTPEFLALNPNGLVPTLEDGKLVLWESNTILRYLVRQYDQSNRLTSDIASQYQSEKWMDWQLGTMWPALRTAFLGLTRTPENERNNEAIRKSYQDSNALFTLLDQQLASQHYCSGNTFSIGDITLALCVSRWILLNQTFPDQTGPRPSLHNIDAWMQRIEAETKYGVVAEKELNVVK, encoded by the coding sequence ATGATTCGCTTATGGGGAAGAAAAAGTTCCATCAATGTTCAAAAAGTATTGTGGTGCCTTGCAGAGTTAGGACTAGAGGAAGGTAAGGATTTTGAACGCATTGATGCCGGCCTTCATTTTGGCAAAAATCGTACACCTGAATTTCTAGCACTCAATCCTAATGGTCTAGTGCCCACCTTAGAGGACGGTAAGCTGGTACTTTGGGAATCCAATACGATCTTGCGATACCTGGTTCGTCAGTACGATCAATCGAATCGCTTAACAAGCGATATTGCCTCTCAATATCAATCTGAGAAGTGGATGGACTGGCAGCTGGGCACTATGTGGCCAGCCTTACGCACCGCCTTTTTGGGCCTCACTCGTACGCCTGAAAACGAACGAAACAACGAAGCAATTCGTAAGTCTTATCAAGATAGCAATGCACTATTTACCTTACTAGATCAGCAGTTGGCAAGCCAGCACTATTGCTCTGGAAATACGTTCAGCATTGGGGATATTACGCTAGCACTTTGCGTAAGCCGTTGGATTCTATTGAATCAAACCTTCCCCGACCAAACCGGCCCTCGCCCCTCCCTACACAATATTGACGCATGGATGCAGCGCATAGAAGCGGAAACTAAGTACGGTGTGGTTGCAGAAAAAGAACTTAATGTTGTGAAGTAA
- a CDS encoding efflux RND transporter periplasmic adaptor subunit, translated as MTPLGRRMTIMLCGVFLLLGLIFGFNQLKTFMIKYFIAGMGLPPATVSTMVVETSAWQPKLSSVGNVRAFRGVELSTEIGGLVQNVYIKSGMDVKEGELLIKLNDASDVAQLNSLKALADLAQVINERDRQQLEIQAISKNVFDTSKADAKSKQAQVEQQTALVAKKNLKTPFSGRVGIVMINPGQFVNPGDKLLTLQTLDPIFVDFNLPQSNAEQIQVGQEIVVTTDAFKGASFTGKITAVSPKVDTNTRNIQIEAQLANPDKKILPGMFANVNIKLGDQVKLLTLPQTAVTYNPYGSTVFIAKPTGKKDKQGKPALEAQQVFVTTGLTRGDQVAILKGVEEGATVVTSGQLKLKNGTPLIVNNKVLPANSPNPQPQE; from the coding sequence ATGACTCCTTTGGGTCGACGTATGACCATTATGTTATGCGGTGTATTTTTATTATTGGGCTTGATATTTGGATTTAATCAACTCAAGACTTTCATGATTAAGTACTTCATTGCTGGTATGGGTTTGCCGCCAGCAACAGTTTCTACGATGGTTGTGGAAACTTCAGCATGGCAACCTAAATTATCTAGCGTTGGTAATGTGCGTGCATTTAGGGGTGTAGAACTCAGCACTGAAATTGGTGGCTTGGTACAAAACGTATACATTAAATCAGGCATGGATGTTAAAGAAGGCGAGTTACTCATTAAATTGAATGATGCCTCTGATGTTGCCCAACTCAACTCTTTAAAAGCATTAGCAGATTTGGCTCAAGTAATTAATGAGCGCGATAGACAGCAACTAGAGATTCAGGCGATTAGTAAGAACGTGTTCGATACTAGTAAAGCAGATGCAAAGTCAAAGCAAGCTCAGGTGGAGCAGCAAACGGCCTTAGTTGCTAAGAAAAATTTAAAGACTCCTTTTAGTGGACGTGTTGGTATTGTGATGATCAACCCTGGTCAGTTTGTGAATCCAGGTGATAAGTTACTTACTCTTCAAACCTTGGATCCGATTTTTGTGGACTTCAATCTCCCACAAAGTAATGCTGAACAAATTCAGGTTGGGCAAGAAATTGTGGTGACGACGGATGCATTCAAGGGTGCAAGCTTTACTGGAAAGATTACTGCGGTCAGCCCAAAGGTCGATACGAATACACGTAATATTCAGATTGAGGCTCAGTTAGCCAATCCAGATAAAAAGATCTTACCGGGCATGTTTGCTAATGTGAATATCAAGTTAGGTGATCAAGTAAAGCTGCTGACCTTGCCTCAGACGGCGGTAACTTACAACCCGTATGGCTCAACTGTCTTTATTGCTAAGCCCACTGGTAAAAAAGATAAGCAGGGCAAGCCTGCACTGGAGGCTCAACAAGTCTTCGTGACTACTGGGCTAACTCGTGGAGATCAGGTAGCGATCCTCAAAGGAGTTGAAGAGGGCGCCACGGTTGTTACAAGCGGTCAACTCAAGTTAAAGAATGGAACTCCGCTGATTGTGAATAACAAGGTGTTGCCAGCTAATTCACCCAACCCGCAGCCACAGGAATAA